From the genome of Haemophilus parainfluenzae, one region includes:
- the nanA gene encoding N-acetylneuraminate lyase yields MRNLKGIFSALLVSFNEDGSINEKGLREIIRYNIDKMKIDGLYVGGSTGENFMLSTEEKKQIFRIAKDEAKDQVALIAQVGSVNLHEAVELGKYATELGYDSLSAVTPFYYKFSFPEIKHYYDTIIAETGNNMIVYSIPFLTGVNMGIEQFGELYKNPKVLGVKFTAGDFYLLERLKKAYPNHLIWAGFDEMMVPAVSLGVDGAIGSTFNVNGVRARQIFELTKQGKLADALQVQHVTNDLIEGILANGLYLTIKELLKLDGVDAGYCREPMTAKATPEQLAKAKELKAKYL; encoded by the coding sequence ATGCGTAACTTAAAAGGTATTTTTAGTGCGTTATTAGTATCATTCAATGAAGATGGCTCTATCAATGAAAAAGGTTTGCGTGAAATTATTCGCTATAACATTGATAAGATGAAAATTGATGGTTTATATGTAGGCGGCTCAACAGGTGAAAACTTCATGCTTTCTACGGAAGAGAAAAAACAAATTTTCCGTATCGCGAAAGATGAAGCGAAAGACCAAGTCGCGTTAATCGCACAAGTGGGTAGCGTAAACTTACACGAAGCAGTGGAATTAGGTAAATATGCAACCGAATTAGGCTATGACAGTCTTTCTGCGGTAACGCCTTTCTACTATAAATTCAGCTTCCCTGAAATCAAACATTACTACGACACCATTATTGCAGAAACGGGCAATAACATGATCGTGTACTCAATTCCGTTCTTAACTGGCGTGAACATGGGTATTGAACAATTCGGCGAACTTTATAAAAACCCGAAAGTGCTAGGTGTGAAATTTACCGCTGGGGATTTCTATCTATTAGAACGCTTGAAAAAAGCTTATCCAAATCACCTCATTTGGGCTGGTTTTGATGAAATGATGGTACCTGCAGTATCTTTAGGTGTGGATGGTGCAATTGGTAGTACATTCAATGTTAATGGTGTACGCGCAAGACAAATCTTTGAATTAACCAAACAAGGTAAATTGGCTGATGCGCTTCAAGTTCAACATGTGACCAATGATCTTATCGAAGGCATTTTAGCGAATGGCTTATATCTCACTATCAAAGAGTTATTGAAACTAGATGGTGTGGATGCAGGTTATTGCCGTGAGCCAATGACAGCGAAAGCAACGCCAGAGCAATTAGCGAAAGCGAAAGAGTTAAAAGCAAAATATTTATAA
- a CDS encoding MurR/RpiR family transcriptional regulator has product MAKNGNILNTISSLYRSLTKTEKKIADAILLNPDLAVQCPLAEIAAHLEVGEATFVRFCRTLGFKGFSDFKLELSIELATKDGKDNTVLDSDITDSDNSLNIAHKLKSAINNVMDETINLLDFEQLEEAVKAIQQANRVFLFGVGTSGITAEDAKNKLMRIGVQVDATGNNHFMYMQASLLTKKDVAIGLSHSGYSQETTHTMKIAKENGAKTIAITHSLRSPITEYADLVLVNGNKQGKLQGDSIGTKIAQLFVLDLIYALLVQASQESAVKIKQKTLNVILEQRIK; this is encoded by the coding sequence ATGGCTAAAAATGGCAATATTTTAAATACCATCAGCTCGTTATATCGCAGTTTAACGAAAACTGAAAAGAAAATTGCGGATGCGATTTTATTGAATCCTGATCTTGCGGTGCAATGTCCTCTAGCTGAAATTGCGGCTCATTTAGAAGTAGGGGAAGCGACCTTTGTGCGTTTTTGCCGCACTCTCGGCTTTAAAGGCTTCAGTGATTTTAAATTGGAATTATCCATCGAGCTTGCGACGAAAGATGGTAAAGATAACACCGTATTAGATTCAGATATTACCGATTCTGACAACTCATTGAATATTGCGCATAAGCTGAAATCTGCCATCAATAACGTGATGGATGAAACCATTAATTTATTAGATTTTGAGCAGTTGGAAGAGGCCGTAAAAGCCATTCAGCAAGCGAATCGTGTCTTTTTATTTGGTGTGGGCACATCGGGTATTACAGCAGAGGATGCCAAAAATAAATTGATGCGTATCGGTGTGCAAGTGGATGCGACAGGTAATAATCATTTTATGTATATGCAGGCATCGTTATTGACGAAAAAGGATGTGGCAATTGGTTTGAGCCATTCCGGTTATTCTCAAGAAACCACTCATACCATGAAAATCGCTAAAGAAAATGGCGCCAAAACCATTGCGATTACACACAGTTTGCGTTCTCCAATCACTGAATATGCCGATCTGGTTTTAGTGAATGGCAATAAGCAAGGCAAGTTACAAGGCGACTCTATCGGCACGAAGATTGCTCAATTATTCGTATTAGATTTGATTTATGCTTTATTGGTACAGGCATCGCAGGAAAGTGCGGTCAAAATAAAGCAAAAAACATTAAATGTCATTTTAGAACAACGTATTAAATAG
- a CDS encoding N-acetylmannosamine kinase — translation MSLTVDSGQALQRCLALDIGGTKIASAIVKNGEIQQRKQISTPQDDATQAMHQTLAQLLKEYEGQFDYVAVASTGIINQGVLTALNPKNLGGLAQFPLKDSIAQHTDKPIGLLNDVQAAAYAEYQLQNPDDVQNFTFITVSTGVGGGLILNHRLLTEPNGIAGHIGHTLADPNGPVCGCGRHGCVEAIASGRAIEAVSSQWDDPCDPKEVFARFRQNDEKATALVTRSAQAIANLIADLKIGLDMQKVVVGGSVGLADGYLPLVQSLLSELPAVYHCELESAKFGQDAGLIGAAYWVKDCLLQAKNTGVVYG, via the coding sequence ATGTCATTAACAGTGGATAGTGGTCAAGCATTACAGCGTTGTTTGGCATTAGATATTGGTGGCACAAAAATCGCTTCTGCTATAGTGAAAAATGGTGAGATTCAACAGCGAAAACAGATTTCCACGCCACAAGATGATGCCACACAAGCTATGCATCAAACCCTTGCTCAGTTGTTAAAAGAATATGAAGGACAGTTTGATTATGTCGCCGTTGCTTCAACGGGCATTATTAACCAAGGCGTTTTGACCGCACTTAACCCTAAAAATTTGGGTGGATTAGCCCAATTTCCGCTAAAAGACAGCATTGCACAGCATACTGATAAACCGATTGGGTTGCTTAATGACGTGCAAGCTGCAGCCTATGCAGAGTATCAACTACAAAATCCTGATGATGTGCAAAACTTTACCTTTATTACGGTTTCCACAGGCGTAGGTGGCGGTTTAATTTTAAATCATCGTTTGCTCACTGAGCCAAACGGCATTGCAGGGCATATAGGTCATACTTTGGCCGATCCTAATGGCCCCGTTTGCGGCTGTGGTCGGCATGGTTGTGTCGAAGCCATTGCATCAGGTCGAGCTATTGAAGCGGTTTCTTCTCAATGGGATGATCCTTGTGATCCGAAAGAAGTTTTTGCACGTTTTCGTCAAAATGATGAAAAAGCAACCGCACTTGTCACACGTTCAGCTCAAGCTATCGCGAATTTAATTGCAGATTTGAAGATTGGCTTAGATATGCAGAAAGTCGTGGTTGGCGGTAGTGTCGGATTAGCAGACGGTTATTTACCGTTGGTTCAATCTTTATTAAGTGAACTTCCTGCTGTTTATCATTGTGAATTAGAAAGTGCTAAATTCGGGCAAGATGCTGGCTTGATTGGTGCAGCTTACTGGGTAAAAGATTGCTTATTACAAGCAAAAAATACGGGAGTGGTTTATGGCTAA
- a CDS encoding N-acetylmannosamine-6-phosphate 2-epimerase, producing the protein MSKLSHNEVLDKIKFGLIASCQPVDDGPMDKPEIVAAMAQASVIGGAAGLRIEGVENLKATRPTVNVPIIGIVKRDLPDSPVRITPFLHDIEDLAKAGADIIAVDGTNRPRPVDIESAVKKIHELGCLAMADCSNLEEGLYCQKLGFDIVGSTMSGYTGGAVPEEPDYQLVKDLKAAGCRVMAEGRYNTPELAKTAIEIGAYCVTVGSALTRLEHIVSWFAKAIHSAKK; encoded by the coding sequence ATGTCGAAATTATCACATAATGAAGTCTTAGATAAAATCAAATTTGGTCTTATTGCTTCTTGTCAGCCTGTCGATGACGGCCCGATGGATAAACCAGAAATCGTGGCGGCGATGGCGCAGGCTTCTGTTATTGGTGGCGCAGCCGGATTGCGTATTGAGGGCGTAGAAAATCTCAAAGCAACACGCCCTACCGTGAATGTGCCGATTATTGGTATTGTGAAACGTGATTTACCTGACAGCCCAGTGCGAATTACCCCATTTTTGCATGATATTGAAGATTTAGCGAAAGCCGGTGCAGATATTATTGCCGTGGATGGGACAAATCGCCCTAGACCAGTAGATATTGAAAGTGCGGTCAAAAAAATCCACGAATTAGGCTGTTTAGCCATGGCGGATTGTTCGAATTTAGAAGAAGGCTTGTACTGCCAAAAACTCGGTTTTGATATTGTGGGTAGTACGATGTCTGGCTACACAGGTGGTGCTGTACCTGAAGAGCCTGATTATCAATTAGTCAAAGATTTGAAAGCCGCAGGCTGTCGTGTCATGGCGGAAGGCCGTTATAACACCCCTGAGTTGGCGAAAACAGCCATTGAAATTGGTGCTTATTGCGTGACAGTTGGTTCTGCATTAACGCGTTTAGAGCATATTGTAAGCTGGTTTGCTAAAGCCATTCATTCAGCAAAAAAATAA
- the nagE gene encoding N-acetylglucosamine-specific PTS transporter subunit IIBC encodes MNVLGYAQKIGQALMVPVAVLPAAAVLMGIGYWLDPDGWGANSQLAAFLIKSGGAIIDNMGLLFAVGVAFGLSKDKHGSAALSGLVGYYVVTTLLSPGSVAQLQHIDVSEVPAAFGKINNQFIGILIGVISAELYNRFYQVELPKALSFFSGKRLVPIVVSFVMMLLSFVLLYIWPYIFGGLVSFGESIKDLGAVGAGLYGFFNRLLIPVGLHHALNSVFWFDVAGINDIPNFLGGAKSLAEGTATVGVTGMYQAGFFPVMMFGLPGAALAIYLSAKPSQKTKVASIMLAGAFASFFTGITEPLEFSFMFVAPVLYFIHAVLTGISVFIAATMHWIAGFGFSAGLVDMVLSSRNPLAVEWYMLIVQGLVFFVIYYVVFRFAIKAFNLKTLGRTEEAEETTTAQPVASQSREERAVKFIDALGGADNFKNIDACITRLRLSLVDQHKINEEQLKSLGAKGIVKIGNDGLQVVLGPEAELVAEAMKQKVK; translated from the coding sequence ATGAATGTGTTAGGTTATGCGCAAAAAATTGGGCAGGCCTTGATGGTACCTGTCGCTGTCTTACCAGCAGCTGCTGTACTGATGGGTATCGGTTATTGGCTTGACCCTGATGGCTGGGGTGCAAACAGTCAACTTGCTGCATTTTTAATTAAATCAGGCGGTGCTATCATCGATAACATGGGCCTGCTTTTTGCCGTTGGCGTTGCTTTCGGTTTATCTAAGGACAAACATGGTTCTGCTGCACTTTCAGGTTTAGTTGGCTACTATGTGGTAACCACTCTACTTTCACCTGGCAGCGTTGCTCAGCTACAACATATCGATGTAAGTGAAGTGCCAGCTGCCTTCGGGAAAATCAATAACCAATTTATTGGGATTTTGATCGGGGTGATTTCAGCTGAACTTTATAACCGCTTCTATCAAGTGGAATTGCCAAAAGCACTTTCCTTCTTCAGCGGAAAACGTCTCGTACCGATTGTTGTGTCTTTTGTCATGATGCTTCTCAGTTTCGTCTTGCTCTACATCTGGCCATATATTTTCGGCGGTTTAGTGTCATTCGGTGAAAGCATTAAAGACTTAGGTGCGGTTGGTGCAGGTCTTTACGGTTTCTTCAACCGTTTACTCATCCCTGTTGGCTTACACCACGCATTAAACTCTGTATTCTGGTTTGACGTTGCAGGCATTAACGATATTCCAAACTTCTTAGGTGGTGCAAAATCACTTGCTGAAGGTACTGCAACAGTTGGTGTAACCGGTATGTATCAAGCTGGTTTCTTCCCTGTCATGATGTTCGGTTTACCGGGTGCGGCATTAGCGATTTATCTCAGTGCTAAACCAAGCCAAAAAACGAAAGTCGCATCAATCATGCTTGCCGGTGCGTTTGCCTCATTCTTCACTGGTATCACCGAGCCATTAGAATTCTCTTTCATGTTTGTTGCGCCAGTGCTTTACTTCATCCACGCAGTATTAACCGGTATTTCTGTCTTTATCGCCGCAACAATGCATTGGATCGCAGGCTTCGGTTTCAGTGCGGGTCTCGTGGATATGGTGCTTTCATCACGCAACCCATTAGCCGTTGAATGGTATATGCTCATCGTACAAGGCTTAGTATTCTTCGTGATTTACTACGTGGTATTCCGTTTTGCAATTAAAGCGTTCAACTTAAAAACATTAGGTCGTACCGAAGAAGCGGAAGAAACCACTACTGCACAACCAGTAGCAAGCCAATCTCGCGAAGAAAGAGCGGTCAAATTTATTGATGCTTTAGGTGGTGCAGATAACTTCAAAAATATTGATGCTTGTATCACTCGCTTACGTTTGAGCTTAGTGGATCAACACAAAATTAATGAAGAACAGCTTAAGTCTCTTGGCGCAAAAGGTATCGTGAAAATCGGTAACGATGGCTTACAAGTGGTTCTCGGCCCTGAAGCTGAACTTGTGGCAGAAGCCATGAAACAAAAAGTAAAATAA
- the crp gene encoding cAMP-activated global transcriptional regulator CRP, whose protein sequence is MSENVELLEEQKPQDDDQQRDPALDWFLTHCHLHKYPAKSTLIHAGEDANILYFLIKGTVMVSSKDDEGKEMILSYLGAGQFFGEAGLFDEGSKRSAWVKTKTPCEIAEISYKKYRQLIQINPEILMFLTSQLSKRLQNTSRQVTNLAFLDVAGRIAQALMHLAKQPEAMTHPDGMQIKITRQEIGQMVGCSRETVGRIIKMLEDQNLIHAHGKTIVVYGTR, encoded by the coding sequence ATGTCAGAAAATGTCGAATTATTAGAAGAACAAAAGCCGCAGGACGATGATCAGCAGCGAGATCCTGCTCTGGATTGGTTCCTTACTCACTGTCATTTACATAAATATCCAGCAAAATCGACCTTAATTCATGCGGGTGAAGATGCCAATATTTTATATTTCTTAATTAAAGGAACCGTGATGGTTTCATCGAAAGATGATGAAGGCAAAGAGATGATTTTATCTTATTTAGGTGCCGGACAATTTTTTGGTGAAGCGGGTTTATTTGATGAAGGCTCGAAACGTTCTGCTTGGGTGAAAACGAAAACCCCTTGTGAAATTGCAGAAATTTCCTATAAAAAATATCGTCAGCTTATCCAAATTAATCCTGAGATTTTAATGTTCCTTACTTCTCAGTTATCAAAACGCTTGCAAAATACATCGCGACAAGTGACTAACTTGGCCTTTTTAGATGTGGCAGGGCGTATTGCTCAGGCGCTTATGCATTTAGCAAAACAACCTGAAGCGATGACGCATCCTGATGGTATGCAGATTAAAATTACACGTCAGGAAATCGGTCAAATGGTAGGTTGTTCGCGTGAAACCGTAGGGCGAATCATTAAGATGCTGGAAGATCAAAATCTCATTCATGCACACGGCAAAACCATTGTGGTTTATGGCACAAGATAG
- a CDS encoding YheU family protein produces MIIPWQELPTETLENIVESVVLREGTDYGSHEFSLEQKKQHLLNKIHNGSAVIVWSELHESIDIKDKMEFLK; encoded by the coding sequence ATGATTATTCCGTGGCAAGAATTGCCAACAGAAACCTTAGAAAATATTGTGGAAAGTGTGGTACTTAGAGAAGGTACCGATTATGGTTCACACGAATTTTCTTTAGAACAAAAAAAACAACACCTACTAAACAAGATTCACAATGGAAGTGCAGTGATTGTTTGGTCAGAGTTACATGAATCCATTGATATAAAAGATAAAATGGAATTTCTAAAATAA
- the slmA gene encoding nucleoid occlusion factor SlmA — protein MVEQLSLVEVDEIAAEIKPPKIEKRTVKERRQQVLTVLTHMLHSERGMERMTTARLAEEVGVSEAALYRYFPSKTKMFEALIDNIEANLFSRITTSIRNETNTMNRVRDIMQMILDFARKNPGLTRILTGHALMFEEPLLQARVAQFFDRLEMQFVNILQMRKLREGRGFNVDERIIAGHLVTLCEGQFMRYVRTNFRLGANQSFEQQWRFLEPLFA, from the coding sequence ATGGTAGAACAATTATCTCTCGTAGAAGTTGATGAGATTGCCGCGGAAATCAAACCGCCAAAAATCGAAAAACGTACGGTAAAAGAACGTCGGCAACAAGTGTTGACGGTGCTTACGCATATGCTACATTCTGAACGCGGAATGGAGCGTATGACAACAGCGCGTTTGGCGGAAGAAGTCGGTGTGTCAGAAGCGGCGCTTTATCGTTACTTCCCAAGTAAAACCAAAATGTTTGAAGCGTTGATCGATAATATCGAAGCGAATTTATTTAGCCGTATCACCACATCAATTCGTAATGAAACCAATACGATGAATCGAGTGCGTGACATTATGCAGATGATCCTCGACTTTGCGCGTAAAAACCCAGGGTTAACACGTATTTTAACCGGACATGCATTGATGTTTGAAGAACCTCTTTTACAGGCTCGTGTTGCGCAATTTTTCGATCGTCTTGAAATGCAATTTGTGAATATTTTACAAATGCGAAAATTACGCGAAGGGCGCGGTTTTAACGTCGATGAACGCATTATTGCGGGGCATTTAGTGACGCTTTGTGAAGGGCAGTTTATGCGTTATGTCCGTACAAATTTCCGTTTAGGCGCAAATCAAAGTTTTGAACAGCAATGGCGTTTTCTAGAACCGCTTTTTGCTTAA
- the dut gene encoding dUTP diphosphatase, translated as MKKIDVKILDSRIGNEFPLPTYATEGSAGLDLRALLEEGIEIQPGETKLIPTGLSIYIADPNLAAVILPRSGLGHKHGIVLGNLVGLIDSDYQGPLMVSVWNRGHEPFKIEVGDRISQLVFVPVVQAEFNIVSEFTETERGEGGFGHSGKK; from the coding sequence ATGAAAAAAATTGATGTAAAAATTTTAGATAGCCGTATTGGCAACGAATTTCCTTTACCAACCTATGCAACCGAAGGTTCAGCAGGTTTGGATTTACGTGCATTGCTTGAAGAAGGCATTGAAATTCAACCAGGCGAAACTAAACTTATCCCGACAGGCCTTTCAATTTATATTGCCGATCCGAACCTTGCAGCAGTGATTCTGCCTCGTTCTGGTTTAGGTCATAAACACGGTATCGTATTAGGTAACTTAGTGGGCTTAATTGATTCAGATTACCAAGGTCCATTAATGGTGTCTGTATGGAATCGTGGTCATGAACCGTTCAAAATTGAAGTCGGCGATCGCATCTCACAGTTAGTCTTTGTGCCAGTCGTACAAGCGGAATTCAATATTGTCAGCGAATTTACCGAAACTGAACGCGGTGAGGGCGGTTTTGGTCATTCAGGTAAAAAATAA
- the coaBC gene encoding bifunctional phosphopantothenoylcysteine decarboxylase/phosphopantothenate--cysteine ligase CoaBC: protein MSLSGKRIVVGITGGIAAYKTIEFIRLLRKSNAEVRVALTPAAAEFVTPLTLQAISGNAVSQSLLDPQAELAMGHIELAKWADAIVIAPASADFIARLTVGMANDLLSTICLATSAPILLAPAMNQQMYHQAITQQNLTALSARGIHFVGPNSGFQACGDVGAGRMSEPAEIFESLQSLFAVQQDLADLSVTITAGPTREAIDPVRYISNHSSGKMGFAIAEAFAKRGANVTLIAGPVNLATPKNVHRIDVTTAHEMWQASLESAVKNRIFIGCAAVADYRVAEVADQKIKKTNDNDELSLKLVKNPDIIASVASLEKDRPFVVGFAAETQNVAEYAKSKLQRKNLDMICANDVSGGQVFGQDQNALQIFWKTGEKALPLADKNKLAEVLVTEIVEHYHK, encoded by the coding sequence ATGAGCTTGAGCGGAAAGCGTATTGTTGTCGGAATTACAGGAGGCATTGCCGCCTATAAAACCATTGAGTTTATTCGTTTGTTACGCAAATCTAACGCAGAAGTTCGAGTGGCTTTAACGCCTGCCGCTGCTGAATTTGTCACACCTTTAACGCTACAAGCCATTTCGGGTAATGCGGTTTCTCAATCTTTACTTGATCCACAAGCTGAATTAGCCATGGGACATATTGAGCTGGCCAAATGGGCTGATGCGATTGTGATTGCGCCAGCTAGCGCCGATTTTATTGCGCGTTTAACCGTTGGAATGGCAAATGATTTACTCAGTACGATCTGTCTCGCGACAAGTGCACCTATTTTGCTCGCACCGGCGATGAATCAGCAAATGTACCACCAGGCGATTACACAACAAAATTTGACTGCCCTTTCTGCGCGAGGTATTCATTTTGTTGGGCCAAATAGTGGCTTTCAAGCTTGTGGCGATGTGGGGGCTGGTAGAATGTCCGAGCCCGCTGAAATTTTCGAATCACTTCAATCACTTTTTGCTGTTCAGCAGGATTTAGCCGATTTAAGTGTCACCATTACGGCAGGTCCGACGCGTGAAGCTATCGATCCTGTTCGTTATATTTCTAATCACAGCTCAGGCAAAATGGGCTTTGCAATTGCCGAGGCTTTTGCAAAACGTGGGGCAAACGTCACCTTAATTGCAGGGCCTGTTAATCTGGCTACACCGAAAAATGTTCATCGTATTGATGTGACAACTGCCCATGAAATGTGGCAAGCCTCCCTTGAAAGTGCGGTCAAAAATCGCATCTTTATTGGCTGTGCTGCGGTGGCTGATTATCGAGTTGCGGAAGTTGCTGATCAAAAAATTAAGAAAACCAATGATAACGATGAGCTTTCTCTTAAATTGGTGAAAAATCCAGACATTATCGCAAGTGTGGCAAGTTTAGAAAAAGATCGTCCATTTGTTGTGGGCTTTGCGGCTGAAACGCAAAATGTCGCTGAGTATGCGAAGAGCAAACTTCAACGCAAAAATTTAGATATGATTTGTGCCAATGATGTATCGGGTGGGCAAGTATTCGGACAAGACCAAAATGCTTTGCAGATCTTTTGGAAAACAGGTGAAAAAGCGTTGCCGTTAGCTGATAAAAATAAATTGGCAGAAGTGTTGGTCACCGAAATTGTTGAGCATTATCACAAATAA
- the radC gene encoding RadC family protein yields MQTNSPLMPREKLLKYGVEALEDHELLAIFLRTGIKGCPVMELSHNVLQHFGSLRSLLSADKEAFCKVKGLGITQFIQLQATTEMTKRYLKQELLIEHVFSDTSTVKLYLQAELHHEEREIFMVLFLDNQHRLIKKERLFLGTINVTNVYPREIIKESLYCNAAALILAHNHPSGLAEPSYSDKMITQKIIEAAELMDIRILDHFIVGKGTCYSFAEHNLL; encoded by the coding sequence ATGCAGACAAACTCCCCCTTAATGCCTCGTGAAAAATTGTTGAAATATGGCGTTGAAGCCTTAGAAGATCACGAATTACTTGCTATTTTTCTACGAACAGGGATTAAAGGTTGCCCTGTCATGGAATTATCACATAACGTGCTGCAACATTTTGGCTCTCTTCGAAGCTTATTAAGCGCAGATAAAGAAGCCTTTTGCAAAGTAAAAGGATTAGGCATTACGCAGTTTATTCAACTGCAAGCCACCACAGAAATGACAAAGCGGTATCTGAAGCAAGAATTACTAATAGAGCATGTATTTAGCGACACATCTACGGTAAAGCTTTATCTTCAAGCGGAGCTTCATCACGAAGAACGTGAAATTTTTATGGTGTTATTTTTAGATAATCAACATCGTTTGATTAAAAAAGAGCGGTTATTTTTAGGCACAATTAATGTGACGAATGTTTATCCTCGTGAAATCATCAAAGAAAGCCTTTACTGCAATGCAGCCGCCTTAATTTTGGCTCACAACCACCCTTCTGGCCTAGCAGAACCGAGCTATTCCGACAAAATGATCACACAAAAAATTATTGAAGCTGCTGAGTTAATGGATATCCGAATTTTGGACCATTTTATTGTCGGCAAAGGCACTTGTTATTCTTTTGCAGAACATAATTTGTTATAG
- the rpmB gene encoding 50S ribosomal protein L28, producing the protein MSRVCQVTGKRPAVGNNRSHALNATRRRFLPNLHTHRFWVESENRFVTLRLTAKGMRIIDKKGIDAVLAEIRARGEKI; encoded by the coding sequence ATGTCTAGAGTTTGTCAAGTAACAGGCAAGCGTCCAGCTGTGGGTAACAACCGCTCACACGCGTTGAATGCGACACGTCGTCGTTTTCTTCCAAACCTTCACACTCACCGTTTCTGGGTTGAAAGTGAAAACCGTTTCGTAACCTTACGTTTAACTGCGAAAGGTATGCGTATTATCGATAAAAAAGGCATTGATGCAGTGTTAGCTGAAATCCGTGCTCGTGGCGAAAAAATCTAA
- the rpmG gene encoding 50S ribosomal protein L33 — MAAKGAREKIRLVSTAETGHFYTTDKNKRNMPEKMEIKKFDPVVRKHVIYKEAKIK, encoded by the coding sequence ATGGCAGCTAAAGGCGCTCGTGAGAAAATCCGTTTAGTTTCTACAGCAGAGACTGGTCACTTCTACACAACTGATAAAAACAAACGTAATATGCCTGAAAAAATGGAAATCAAAAAATTTGATCCAGTAGTGCGTAAACACGTTATCTATAAAGAAGCAAAAATCAAATAA
- the mutM gene encoding DNA-formamidopyrimidine glycosylase, translating to MPELPEVETALRGVSPYLKGFTIEKIVVRQPQLRWVVSPELTTLKNVKILDTSRRAKYLIIHTEKGYIIGHLGMSGSVRIVPHDSPIDKHDHLDIVMNNGKLLRYNDPRRFGAWLWTENLDDFHLFLKLGPEPLSDEFNAEYLFKKSRKKSTALKTFLMDNAVVVGVGNIYANETLFLCGLHPMKLAENLTRNQCALLVETIKSVLTKAITQGGTTLKDFLQPDGRPGYFAQELLVYGNKDKPCPKCGTKIESMIIGQRNSFYCPHCQKKK from the coding sequence ATGCCTGAACTTCCTGAAGTTGAAACAGCCCTACGTGGTGTCAGCCCCTATTTAAAAGGTTTTACCATTGAAAAAATTGTAGTGCGCCAACCACAATTACGCTGGGTGGTTTCTCCAGAATTAACAACGCTCAAAAACGTCAAAATTTTAGATACTTCTCGTCGTGCGAAATATCTAATTATTCACACAGAAAAAGGTTACATCATTGGTCATTTAGGGATGTCTGGCTCCGTTCGAATTGTGCCACACGATAGCCCTATTGATAAACACGATCACCTTGATATTGTGATGAATAATGGCAAATTACTGCGTTATAACGACCCTAGACGCTTCGGTGCGTGGTTATGGACTGAAAACTTAGATGACTTTCATCTTTTCCTAAAACTTGGTCCTGAACCACTTTCTGATGAATTTAATGCCGAATACCTTTTTAAAAAATCACGCAAAAAATCGACCGCACTTAAAACCTTTTTAATGGATAATGCTGTTGTTGTGGGCGTAGGAAATATTTATGCCAATGAAACACTCTTTTTATGTGGTTTACACCCAATGAAATTAGCTGAAAATCTCACGCGAAACCAATGTGCCTTACTCGTTGAAACAATTAAAAGTGTATTAACAAAAGCTATTACACAAGGGGGAACAACATTAAAAGATTTCTTACAACCCGATGGCCGTCCAGGTTATTTTGCTCAGGAATTATTAGTTTATGGAAACAAAGATAAACCTTGTCCAAAATGTGGTACAAAGATTGAAAGTATGATTATTGGGCAACGCAATAGCTTTTATTGCCCACATTGTCAGAAAAAGAAATAG